One genomic region from Aneurinibacillus sp. REN35 encodes:
- a CDS encoding MBL fold metallo-hydrolase, with translation MTSTHIVNLGHDIYQIELIDKGEGGRSTGYVINSEQKTIVEMGASVSVPRVLAALEELQLSREEITYVIVTHIHLDHAGGAGLLLEKLPNAKLIVHPRGAKHMADPSKLIAGAKQVYGDEFDRLFAPILPVPSERMIIAEDGMELSIGKQRTLFFYDSPGHAYHHFAVYDPASKGIFSGDSIGMSTPLLQEAFGVEFYAPSSSPTQFDPDAMIATLQRLNQLGAEQVYITHYGRHGNAERVIAENIERTEAYARIAEEAYQQEATWEYITKELRTYFHQELAKLGVPENHPVLDAFDFDIEMNAKGLFHYMQMKARSQA, from the coding sequence GTGACATCAACCCATATTGTAAATCTTGGCCATGATATTTACCAGATTGAACTTATTGACAAAGGCGAGGGTGGGCGCTCTACCGGATACGTGATTAACAGCGAGCAAAAAACGATTGTTGAAATGGGCGCAAGCGTATCTGTTCCCCGCGTATTAGCAGCGCTAGAAGAACTGCAACTATCTCGAGAAGAAATTACATACGTCATTGTAACACATATTCACCTCGATCATGCAGGAGGAGCTGGCCTGCTGCTTGAGAAGCTGCCGAATGCCAAGCTTATTGTCCATCCGCGCGGCGCGAAGCATATGGCAGACCCAAGCAAGCTTATCGCAGGGGCCAAGCAGGTGTACGGTGACGAATTCGACCGCTTGTTCGCTCCCATTCTCCCTGTTCCTAGCGAGCGCATGATCATCGCTGAGGATGGTATGGAGCTGTCCATCGGCAAACAACGGACGCTATTTTTCTATGATAGCCCTGGCCATGCATATCATCATTTTGCTGTCTATGATCCAGCAAGCAAAGGGATTTTCAGCGGTGATTCCATTGGAATGAGTACACCGCTTCTTCAAGAAGCATTTGGGGTTGAATTCTACGCGCCAAGCTCTTCTCCCACCCAATTTGATCCCGATGCGATGATCGCTACTCTACAGCGCCTTAATCAACTGGGTGCAGAGCAGGTATACATTACTCATTACGGGCGCCACGGTAATGCCGAACGCGTTATTGCGGAGAATATCGAACGTACGGAGGCGTATGCCCGCATTGCAGAAGAAGCGTACCAACAAGAGGCTACGTGGGAGTATATCACTAAGGAATTGCGTACATATTTTCACCAAGAATTAGCCAAGCTAGGCGTACCTGAGAATCACCCTGTTCTTGACGCATTTGATTTTGATATCG